The Methanobrevibacter gottschalkii DSM 11977 genome includes a region encoding these proteins:
- a CDS encoding PQQ-binding-like beta-propeller repeat protein: MKYKNILFFSIFILFIVGISCVSAQNIDEIGNSSSDDTISLDDDISTINIVDNEISTNVDGEVICDGKSTRDTYSWADFKSEVENANINTIELNKGNIAPSSDSSNQISINHDINIIGGYGYYIGGDSWSSSTKYNYIPIITSGSNLNVKFENVTFQYLSDNVFMKLMGNGNYTFKNCVFSNINATGSHQSVIWLNYGHALIENCSFIKCNCSFGAVTNYYSSWGTAVNNARMTVRDSTFKDNYATTEPGAINNCGQLVVYDSTFENNEAVWWAGAIHTHSNANTTIIRSKFKNNYAGWNGGALYTYSYLTVINSTFTANTAKTNTGGGAIGASSYMSTPKVVIKNSEFKYNTALTGNGGAIVISSGTLNVESSEFTNNTALELNGGAISSSSCTAAISNCKFINNTLNKTAGKGGAVYGTGKGRLTVDKCEFINNAAKDNNSGHALAYYYTGNSNTAAYLTYTNNIFRGKDNGTGSVFVANDKVNIVQYNNSIDDITNYIEPENNTNGTSSGNITIPIGTDILSSSWDVILGDNLNGTSVIAGNYILIPASHDLYCYNYITQDLVWNFTTEFGYFHELLVDGNIVYAPASWDALYIFNLTNGESLTYSNIYQGSSLYKPVIYNNTLYVSSEYGYGINSNNWISMIKHDSDYYYYGSILELNNVSYGTPAILSQPYIHGNTLYVNTIQGLIAYNLVDGTSHNVSGTVGNPIIDANGNICILSNNGAAISLLNSNLEVVASTTLDGTCNKLISDANGNIYTVDNNGYIYYATYTSSSITCSKTKFNINPVSSAMACYDGKLYIGDNNGILWAFNTSKLDEPVLNNAVYRVFDAGSAIVGNIAVDNDGTIYIGTDNGHFYAIEY; encoded by the coding sequence ATGAAATACAAAAATATTTTATTTTTTTCAATATTCATCCTGTTTATTGTAGGAATCAGTTGTGTTTCTGCACAAAACATAGATGAAATTGGTAATTCATCATCTGATGACACGATTAGTCTAGATGATGATATAAGTACTATCAATATTGTTGATAATGAGATTTCAACTAATGTTGATGGAGAAGTGATTTGTGATGGTAAATCAACTCGAGATACATATTCTTGGGCTGATTTTAAATCAGAAGTCGAAAATGCGAATATAAATACAATAGAATTAAATAAAGGAAATATTGCTCCATCAAGCGATAGTTCCAATCAGATTAGTATAAACCATGACATAAATATTATTGGAGGTTATGGTTATTATATCGGTGGTGACAGTTGGAGCAGTTCAACAAAATACAACTATATTCCAATTATTACTTCTGGATCTAATCTGAATGTAAAATTTGAAAATGTTACATTCCAATACTTATCTGACAATGTTTTTATGAAATTGATGGGTAACGGAAATTATACATTTAAAAACTGTGTATTTAGCAATATTAATGCAACTGGATCACATCAGTCAGTAATCTGGTTAAATTATGGACATGCATTAATTGAAAACTGTTCTTTTATAAAATGTAACTGTAGTTTCGGTGCGGTAACTAATTATTATTCCTCCTGGGGTACTGCTGTTAACAATGCTAGAATGACAGTTAGGGATTCTACATTTAAAGATAATTATGCTACTACTGAACCGGGAGCAATTAATAATTGCGGACAATTAGTTGTTTATGATTCAACATTTGAAAATAATGAAGCAGTTTGGTGGGCAGGAGCAATCCATACACACAGTAATGCAAATACAACCATTATTCGTTCTAAATTTAAAAATAATTATGCAGGATGGAATGGTGGTGCATTATACACATACAGTTATTTAACTGTCATCAACTCAACTTTCACAGCCAATACTGCAAAAACCAATACTGGTGGAGGTGCTATTGGAGCAAGCAGTTATATGAGCACACCAAAAGTTGTTATTAAAAATTCAGAATTTAAATACAACACTGCACTAACAGGTAATGGTGGAGCAATTGTTATAAGTTCAGGAACATTGAATGTGGAAAGTTCAGAATTCACAAATAATACTGCACTTGAATTAAATGGTGGTGCAATTTCCAGCAGCAGCTGTACTGCAGCAATCTCTAACTGTAAATTCATAAACAATACTCTTAATAAAACAGCAGGAAAAGGAGGTGCAGTTTATGGTACTGGAAAAGGCAGATTAACAGTTGATAAATGTGAATTTATTAACAATGCTGCTAAAGACAATAACTCTGGCCATGCACTTGCATATTATTATACTGGAAATAGCAATACTGCAGCATACTTGACCTATACCAATAATATATTCCGTGGAAAGGATAATGGTACTGGGTCTGTTTTTGTAGCTAATGATAAAGTAAATATTGTTCAATACAATAATAGTATTGATGATATTACTAATTACATTGAACCTGAAAACAATACAAATGGCACTAGCAGTGGAAATATAACAATCCCTATAGGCACTGATATACTTTCATCTAGTTGGGATGTTATATTGGGTGACAATTTAAATGGTACCTCTGTTATTGCAGGTAATTATATTCTAATTCCTGCAAGTCATGATTTGTACTGTTACAATTACATCACCCAAGATCTTGTTTGGAATTTCACAACCGAATTTGGTTATTTCCATGAGTTATTGGTGGATGGAAATATTGTTTATGCACCTGCATCATGGGACGCATTATATATCTTTAACTTGACAAATGGTGAATCTTTAACTTATTCAAACATTTATCAAGGATCCAGCCTCTATAAACCAGTAATTTATAATAATACTCTTTATGTAAGTAGTGAATACGGTTATGGTATTAATTCCAATAATTGGATTTCCATGATTAAGCATGATTCTGATTACTACTACTATGGCAGTATTTTAGAGCTAAATAATGTATCTTATGGCACTCCTGCAATATTGTCCCAACCATATATACACGGCAATACTCTTTATGTTAACACCATACAAGGTTTAATTGCCTATAATTTAGTTGATGGCACTAGCCATAATGTTAGTGGCACTGTAGGTAATCCTATTATTGATGCCAATGGCAATATCTGTATTCTATCAAACAATGGTGCTGCTATTTCATTACTTAATTCCAATTTAGAAGTTGTTGCTTCAACCACACTAGATGGTACATGCAACAAGTTAATTAGTGATGCTAATGGTAATATTTACACTGTTGATAACAATGGCTATATCTATTATGCTACATACACCAGTTCATCAATAACCTGCAGTAAAACTAAATTCAACATTAATCCTGTTTCATCAGCTATGGCATGTTATGATGGTAAACTTTACATAGGAGACAACAACGGAATACTATGGGCATTTAATACTAGTAAACTAGATGAACCCGTACTTAATAATGCTGTATATAGGGTTTTTGATGCTGGTTCTGCAATTGTAGGAAATATTGCTGTTGATAATGATGGCACCATATATATTGGTACAGATAATGGGCATTTTTATGCCATAGAATATTAG